TTGACACCTGCGAAGACGAGATTGCCGACGCGCATGCTCTGACGCCGGTGCGCGTGTTGCAATTGATTCGAGCGCTTGGTGGGCGTGCGAAAAATTTGTATCTCGTCGGGTGCGAGCCCGCGCGATTGGACAACGAAGGCATGATCGGTTTGAGCGACGACGTTCGTCACGCCGTGGCAGTCGCGGTGAAAATGATCGAGAAAATCATAACTGATTTTGCAGGCGGCCGCAGAATCTGAAAAAAATTTCAAACTATCCGACGCCTGCGGTGCGATGCGCTTATGATGAGTGGTAACTCGCGCTACACTCTTCGTCCGCCGTCCACATTTTCACTTCACGGCAAACACGCAGCGCAACTGCTAATGGGCTTATGAGGAATTTGTTTTGTTCAAAACGTACGGATTCTATCGCCCAGCGATTGACGGGTTCGACAGCGCAAAGCAGATCTGCTGGCGACATTGCTTGGCTGGTCGTTGGCGGCGCAATCCTGCTGGCTGTGCTGGTTCTGACCGTCCGCGAGATACCGGCGATGGTCCGGGAAGCGCGAATTCTGCGGATGTGAAACGGGAGGAAGACTATGGAAACATCGCAAGTTTTTGCTGATCATCGGCCGAAGGTTCAAGAAATTCATGTCCTTTGGATGACAACCGGCCTCGGGTGCGACGGGGATTCTATTTCAACAACCGCAGCCACTTTGCCGAGTATCGAAGATGTAGTGATGGGCGCGATTCCGGGATTGCCGAAGGTGCATCTCCACAATCCGGTCCTCGCTTACGAAGTCGGCGACGATTTTATGAAGTTTTGGCACGCGGCAGCTGAAGGACGCCTGGAGCCATTCGTGCTTGTCCTCGAAGGCTCGGTCCCGAATGAGAAGATCAAGAAAGAAGGGTACTGGGCGGCGATGGGGACCGACCCAGATACCGGCCAACCGATCACGACCAATGAGTGGATCGACAGGCTGGCGCCAAAAGCTACGGCAGTGATTGCCTCTGGTACGTGTGCGACATACGGCGGCATTCACGCGATGGAAGGAAATCCAACCGGCGCGATGGGTCTTGCGGATTATCTCGGCTGGAATTGGCGCAGCAAAGCGGGATTACCAATCGTGAACGTACCTGGTTGCCCGGTGCAGCCGGACAACATGATGGAGACGCTGCTCTATCTCCTTTATCAAGTCGCA
This Acidobacteriota bacterium DNA region includes the following protein-coding sequences:
- a CDS encoding hydrogenase expression protein HypE; protein product: METSQVFADHRPKVQEIHVLWMTTGLGCDGDSISTTAATLPSIEDVVMGAIPGLPKVHLHNPVLAYEVGDDFMKFWHAAAEGRLEPFVLVLEGSVPNEKIKKEGYWAAMGTDPDTGQPITTNEWIDRLAPKATAVIASGTCATYGGIHAMEGNPTGAMGLADYLGWNWRSKAGLPIVNVPGCPVQPDNMMETLLYLLYQVAGLAPLIPLDNELRPTWLFGKTVHEGCDRGSYYEQADFAHEYGSPKCLVKV